Part of the Halopseudomonas maritima genome, CGGTGTTCTGAGCTGTAGCTGATGCCGACAAAGTCGTGAAAGCTCTGCATGCCTTCGCTGGCGCGGCGGCTGAATTCCAGCCCGAACAGGGTCGGCTTGGGGATGCCGCCGATGCCGTTGGGGCCATTGGTCAGCCAGGTCATGTTGTTGAGCAGGATGCGGATGATCTCGCCAAAGCCGAGGGTGACGATGGCCAGATAGTCGCCACGCAGGCGCAGTACTGGAAAGCCCAGCAGAAAGCCGAACAGCGCTGCCAGCAGGCCGGCAACCAGCAGGCCGGTCCAGAAGCCAACATCAAAGTACATGGCCATCAGTGCATAACCGTAGGCGCCGACGGCGTAGAAACCGACGTAGCCCAGATCCAGCAGGCCGGCCAGGCCAACCACAATGTTCAAACCCAGACCCAGCATCACGTAGATGAGTACCAGGGTGCCCAGGTCTGTGCCGCCACGATTGGACAGGAACGGCCAGAGGATCGCCGCGGCGATCATAAAACACCAGAACAGGCGACGCAGCGCTGGCTTGTGGCTTACCTCAACCAGCTTTTGCGGTGCCTTGGGCAGGCCCGGCAGACCTTTCCAGAGCACGCTGAGCTGATCGCGGAACAGGTTGAAGAAAAACAGAAAGGCAGCGGCTGCGCCGATCTTCCAGTAGACATCCGGGCCGGCGCCAACCAGTGTCAGCGTGGTGCCCTGCTGGTTCAGGCGAATGCCCAGCAGCAGACCGGCGAGGATAGCGACGACCACCGCAGAGATGATCGCCGGCTTGAGATTGGCGCGCATCATACTTTCTCCACCTCCGGACGGCCGAGGATGCCGCTGGGGCGGAACAGCAGGATCAGGATCAACAGAGCGAAGGCCACCACGTCTTTGTATTCGGTACTGAAATAGCCGGCGGTGATGGCCTCGGTCACGCCTAGCAGCAGGCCGCCGAGTACCGCGCCGGGGATGCTGCCAATGCCGCCGAGCACGGCAGCGGTGAAGGCCTTTAGTCCAGCCATAAAGCCGATGTACGGGTTAATCACGCCGTAGTACATGCCCAGCAGCACGCCCGCGATGGCGGCCAGAGCGGCGCCGATGACAAAGGTCAGGGCGATGAT contains:
- the livM gene encoding high-affinity branched-chain amino acid ABC transporter permease LivM yields the protein MRANLKPAIISAVVVAILAGLLLGIRLNQQGTTLTLVGAGPDVYWKIGAAAAFLFFFNLFRDQLSVLWKGLPGLPKAPQKLVEVSHKPALRRLFWCFMIAAAILWPFLSNRGGTDLGTLVLIYVMLGLGLNIVVGLAGLLDLGYVGFYAVGAYGYALMAMYFDVGFWTGLLVAGLLAALFGFLLGFPVLRLRGDYLAIVTLGFGEIIRILLNNMTWLTNGPNGIGGIPKPTLFGLEFSRRASEGMQSFHDFVGISYSSEHRIIFLYLLALLLVLITLFVINRLLRMPIGRAWEALREDEIACRALGINPTAVKLSAFTIGATFAGFAGCFFAARQGFISPESFTFIESAIILAIVVLGGMGSQVGVILAAIIMTILPEMAREFDEYRMLLFGLMMVLMMIWRPQGLLPMSRPHLELRT